From a single Thermothielavioides terrestris NRRL 8126 chromosome 1, complete sequence genomic region:
- a CDS encoding rRNA methyltransferase NOP1, with amino-acid sequence MAFDRGGRGGGRGGNFRGGDRGGRGGAKGGRGSGAGGRGGPAGRGRGGPAGRGRGGARGGRAKGGSKGAKGGKKVVVEPHRHKGVFVARGGKEDLLATANLVPGESVYGEKRISVENAAQGADGVATKTEYRIWNPFRSKLAAGILGGLETIYMKPGSKVLYLGAASGTSVSHVADIVGPTGSVYAVEFSHRSGRDLINMATRRTNVIPIVEDARKPMAYRMLLPMVDVIFADVAQPDQARIVGINAKLFLKQGGGLLISIKASCIDSTAPPEQVFASEVQKLREAKFFPKEQLTLEPYERDHAIVSCVYLQKEFEA; translated from the exons ATGGCCTTTGACCGTGGTggaagaggcggcggccggggggGTAACTTCCGCGGCGGTGATCGCGGCGGTCGGGGAGGAGCGAAAGGCGGTCGCGGTAGTG GTGCcggtggtcgtggtggcCCTGCTGGTCGCGGGCGTGGTGGCCCTGCCGGTCGTGGCCGCGGAGG TGCTCGTGGCGGCCGTGCCAAGGGCGGTTCGAAGGGAGCGAAGGGCGGCAAGAAGGTTGTCGTCGAACCCCACCGTCACAAGGGCGTCTTCGTCGCCCGTGGTGGAAAGGAGGATCTGCTTGCCACTGCCAACCTGGTTCCTGGCGAGTCCGTGTACGGCGAGAAGAGAATCTCGGTCGAGAACGCTGCCCAAGGAGCGGATGGTGTTGCTACCAAGACCGAGTACCGC ATTTGGAACCCCTT CCGGAGTAAGCTTGCTGCGGGTATCCTGGGTGGTCTCGAGACCATCTACATGAAACCCGGTTCCAAGGTGCTCTACCTGGGTGCGGCCTCCGGTACCTCAGTCTCCCACGTTGCCGATATCGTCGGGCCAACTGGTTCTGTCTAC GCTGTCGAGTTCTCCCACCGTTCCGGCAGAGATCTCATCAACATGGCG ACGCGCCGAACCAACGTTATCCC GATTGTGGAGGATGCTCGCAAGCCCATGGCTTACCGGATGCTTCTCCCGATGGTCGATGTCATCTTCGCCGATGTTGCCCAGCCCGATCAGGCCAGAATTGTCGGTATCAACGCCAAGCTCTTCCTGAAACAGGGCGGTGGCCTCCTCATCTCCATCAAGGCCAGCTGCATTGACAGCACTG CGCCCCCTGAGCAAGTCTTCGCCAGCGAAGTCCAGAAGCTTCGGGAAGCTAAGTTCTTCCCCAAGGAGCAGCTTACTCTCG AACCGTACGAGCGCGACCACGCTATAGTATCTTGCGTCTACCTGCAGAAAGAGTTTGAGGCCTGA
- a CDS encoding 60S ribosomal protein L17, with the protein MVRYAATEISPAKSARSRGSYLRVSFKNTRETAQAINGWKLQRAQKFLENVIEKKEAVPMRRYAGSTGRTAQGKQWGVSRARWPVKSAQFLLGLLKNAEANADAKGLDTGNLIVKHIQVNHAPKQRRRTYRAHGRINPYMSNPCHIELILTEADEAVQKSEAVVRDESHLSSRQRGVRIRRAITAA; encoded by the exons ATG GTTCGGTACGCTGCGACTGAGATCTCACCGGCGAAGTCGGCTCGCTCCCGCGGGTCGTACCTCCGGGTGTCGTTCAAGAACACCCGCGAGACGGCCCAGGCCATCAACGGCTGGAAGCTCCAGCGCGCCCAGAAGTTCCTCGAGAACGTCatcgagaagaaggaggccgtTCCCATGAGACGCTACGCTGGCTCTACCGGCCGGACCGCCCAAG GCAAGCAGTGGGGTGTCTCGCGCGCTCGCTGGCCCGTCAAGTCCGCCCAATTCCTGCTCGGTCTCCTCAAGAACGCCGAGGCCAACGCCGATGCCAAGGGTCTCGACACTGGCAACCTGATTGTGAAGCACATCCAGGTCAACCACGCCCCcaagcagcgccgccggacATACCGCGCCCACGGTCGC ATCAACCCCTACATGTCCAACCCGTGCCACATCGAGCTCATCCTCACCGAGGCCGATGAGGCCGTTCAGAAGTCGGAGGCTGTCGTCCGCGACGAGTCGCACCTTAGCTCCAGGCAGCGCGGTGTCCGCATTCGCCGGGCCATCACGGCTGCTTAA